A window of the Streptomyces finlayi genome harbors these coding sequences:
- a CDS encoding outer membrane protein assembly factor BamB family protein, protein MEQLTQHDPRRIGPFEVLGRLGAGGMGLVYLARSASGRRVAIKTVRTELAEDQLFRVRFTREVEAARAVSGFYTAAVVDADPRAAVPWLATAYVPAPSLEEIINECGPMPTQAVRWLAAGIAEALQSIHGAGLVHRDLKPSNVLVVEDGPRVIDFGIASGVSNTRLTMTNVAVGTPAYMSPEQARDSRSVTGASDVFSLGSTLVFAATGHAPFHGANPVETVFMLLREGPDTEGMPDDLRPLIESCMQMDSTRRPSPADLQAQLAPHLFASGSDDSGTASAWLPHPATAMIEQRRGGGRTIAPAPVPARAPAHAAPQHPPQPPDPPQRPPGADWDTAWRRGSDPRSTSLSPSPDGGPVRLAGAKVSIGPGPRPGEIRGAAAAHADPATGWVRPPAGLNGATAPIAPVPAPAPPPDAAPDRWRPWRFRMSNDVWGTPVVAGDLLYVTSFEVHALDVGNGRRQFKTRDVAWVMAVDGGRIHGSDGPSLYALDATTGAERWRLQTDAWVYSLKAGRGTVVTGTRGGGVQAWEASSGEKLWETSGVQTDFETPEAGPAIHDGTVYLWQDARLRAVDARTGGERWSYPIGDAASCGGVPVRVAPAADGCVYVSAGTRVLAVDSVSGHVRWHFESPAVFLSPPAFAPGPAVTGGGVYLADYLGTVYALDAMTGKDRWRIATEARQSIEPVLVAAGNVHVGSGSALYTLDAVTGTPKWRFAAGGDVVGAPVVADGRVHFGSADHVLYTLDAAGGQLRWKLATGGEITGSPVAQAGVVYACSKDRCVYALDALKGTGTGNRARA, encoded by the coding sequence GTGGAGCAGCTTACGCAGCATGACCCGAGACGGATCGGCCCGTTCGAGGTGCTGGGGCGACTCGGGGCCGGCGGCATGGGGCTGGTCTATCTCGCGCGCTCGGCGTCGGGCCGGCGGGTGGCGATCAAGACGGTGCGTACGGAGCTCGCCGAGGACCAGTTGTTCCGGGTCCGGTTCACGCGTGAGGTGGAGGCCGCTCGTGCGGTCAGCGGTTTCTACACGGCCGCCGTGGTCGACGCCGACCCCCGGGCGGCGGTGCCGTGGCTGGCCACCGCCTACGTACCCGCCCCCTCGCTCGAGGAGATAATCAATGAGTGCGGGCCGATGCCGACCCAGGCCGTGCGGTGGCTGGCGGCCGGGATCGCCGAGGCGCTCCAGTCCATCCACGGGGCGGGCCTCGTCCACCGTGACCTGAAGCCCTCCAACGTGCTGGTCGTCGAGGACGGCCCGCGCGTGATCGACTTCGGGATCGCGTCCGGGGTCTCCAACACCCGGCTGACCATGACGAACGTGGCGGTCGGCACCCCTGCCTACATGTCTCCCGAGCAGGCGCGGGACTCGCGGAGCGTGACCGGCGCCAGTGATGTGTTCTCGCTCGGCTCCACGCTGGTGTTCGCGGCGACCGGGCATGCGCCGTTCCACGGTGCCAACCCCGTCGAGACGGTGTTCATGCTGCTCAGGGAGGGCCCCGACACGGAGGGCATGCCCGACGACCTGCGGCCGCTGATCGAGTCCTGTATGCAGATGGACTCCACCCGGCGCCCCAGCCCGGCCGATCTGCAGGCCCAGCTCGCCCCGCACCTCTTCGCCTCCGGCAGCGACGACAGCGGTACGGCCTCGGCATGGCTGCCGCACCCGGCCACGGCGATGATCGAGCAGCGGCGCGGCGGTGGCCGCACGATCGCTCCGGCTCCGGTGCCCGCGCGTGCCCCGGCGCACGCCGCGCCCCAGCACCCCCCGCAGCCGCCGGATCCGCCGCAGCGGCCGCCGGGTGCGGACTGGGACACGGCGTGGCGCAGAGGCTCCGATCCCCGCTCGACCTCGCTCTCCCCCTCGCCGGACGGCGGGCCCGTACGGCTGGCCGGTGCGAAGGTGTCGATCGGCCCCGGGCCGCGGCCCGGCGAGATCCGCGGCGCCGCGGCCGCGCACGCCGACCCGGCCACCGGCTGGGTGCGTCCGCCCGCCGGGCTGAACGGCGCCACCGCGCCCATCGCCCCGGTGCCAGCCCCCGCGCCCCCGCCGGACGCGGCGCCGGACCGCTGGCGGCCCTGGCGCTTCCGCATGTCGAACGATGTGTGGGGTACGCCGGTCGTGGCAGGGGACCTGTTGTACGTGACGTCGTTCGAGGTCCACGCGCTCGATGTGGGCAACGGGAGACGCCAGTTCAAGACCCGGGACGTGGCTTGGGTGATGGCCGTCGACGGCGGCCGGATACACGGCTCGGACGGCCCGTCCCTGTACGCGCTCGACGCGACGACCGGCGCCGAACGGTGGCGCCTCCAGACGGACGCCTGGGTCTACTCCCTGAAGGCCGGCCGCGGCACGGTGGTGACCGGCACGCGCGGGGGCGGCGTCCAGGCGTGGGAGGCGTCCAGCGGCGAGAAGCTGTGGGAGACCTCGGGCGTCCAGACGGACTTCGAGACACCGGAGGCCGGGCCCGCGATACACGACGGCACGGTGTATCTGTGGCAGGACGCCCGGCTGCGGGCCGTCGACGCCCGTACCGGCGGCGAGCGGTGGTCGTACCCGATCGGTGACGCGGCGTCCTGCGGCGGAGTGCCGGTACGGGTGGCGCCGGCGGCGGACGGCTGTGTGTACGTGTCCGCCGGCACCCGGGTGCTGGCGGTGGACTCGGTCTCCGGCCATGTGCGCTGGCACTTCGAGTCGCCTGCCGTCTTCCTGTCCCCGCCCGCGTTCGCGCCGGGGCCCGCGGTGACCGGGGGCGGGGTGTACCTCGCGGACTACCTCGGCACGGTCTACGCCCTCGACGCCATGACCGGCAAGGACCGGTGGCGGATCGCGACCGAGGCCCGCCAGTCGATCGAACCGGTGCTGGTGGCGGCGGGGAACGTCCACGTCGGCAGCGGCAGCGCGCTGTACACGCTGGACGCGGTGACGGGCACGCCCAAGTGGCGGTTCGCCGCGGGCGGCGACGTGGTGGGCGCGCCGGTGGTCGCGGACGGACGCGTGCACTTCGGCTCGGCGGACCATGTGCTGTACACCCTGGACGCGGCGGGCGGACAGCTCCGCTGGAAGCTCGCGACGGGCGGCGAGATCACGGGGTCGCCCGTGGCCCAGGCGGGTGTGGTGTACGCGTGCAGCAAGGACCGCTGCGTGTATGCGCTGGACGCGCTCAAGGGGACGGGCACGGGCAACCGGGCCCGGGCGTAG
- a CDS encoding lipid-transfer protein, producing MATLKDVTAIAGIGQTAFARQLPESEKVLACRAIIAALDDAGIAASEVDAFASYTMEETDEVEVAKAIGAGDVTFFSKVGYGGGGSCATIAHLAAAVATGQAGVGVAWRSRKRGSGPRPWKNTAVQLPAPAQWTRPYGLLRPSDEIGMLARRYMHEYGATRDHLFNVALACRNRANQNPDAMMYERPLTRDMYMTSRWISDPLCLFDNCLETDGALACVIVSAERARDCRQKPVYIHSVAQGLPAQHHGMVNYWNDDPLTGPAWTAARQLWKQADFGPDDVHVAQIYDAFTPLIPLSLEGYGFCGRGEGAAFTEGGALESGGRLPINTGGGGLSEAYVHGFNLINEGVKQLRGVSTAQVPDAATCLVTAGEGVPTSAVLLRS from the coding sequence GTGGCGACGCTCAAAGACGTGACGGCGATAGCCGGTATAGGACAGACGGCCTTCGCGAGACAACTCCCCGAGAGCGAGAAGGTGCTGGCCTGCCGGGCCATCATCGCCGCCCTCGACGACGCGGGTATCGCGGCCTCGGAGGTCGACGCCTTCGCCTCGTACACCATGGAGGAGACCGACGAGGTCGAGGTCGCCAAGGCCATCGGCGCCGGTGATGTCACCTTCTTCAGCAAGGTGGGCTACGGGGGCGGGGGATCCTGCGCGACGATCGCGCACCTCGCGGCCGCTGTCGCCACCGGTCAGGCGGGCGTGGGGGTCGCCTGGCGGTCGCGGAAGCGCGGCTCGGGGCCCCGGCCCTGGAAGAACACCGCCGTCCAGCTGCCGGCCCCCGCCCAGTGGACCCGGCCGTACGGGCTGCTGCGGCCATCGGACGAGATCGGGATGCTGGCACGGCGCTACATGCACGAGTACGGCGCCACCCGCGACCACCTCTTCAACGTCGCCCTCGCCTGCCGCAACCGCGCCAACCAGAACCCGGACGCGATGATGTACGAACGGCCGCTGACCCGCGACATGTATATGACCTCCCGCTGGATCAGTGATCCGCTCTGCCTGTTCGACAACTGCCTGGAGACGGACGGGGCGCTCGCCTGCGTCATCGTCTCCGCCGAGCGGGCCCGCGACTGCCGGCAGAAGCCCGTCTACATCCACTCCGTCGCGCAGGGGCTCCCCGCCCAGCACCACGGGATGGTCAACTACTGGAACGACGACCCGCTCACGGGCCCGGCCTGGACAGCGGCCCGGCAGCTGTGGAAGCAGGCCGACTTCGGGCCGGACGACGTCCATGTCGCCCAGATCTACGACGCGTTCACGCCGCTCATCCCGCTCTCCCTGGAGGGTTACGGCTTCTGCGGGCGCGGCGAGGGCGCGGCCTTCACGGAGGGCGGTGCGCTGGAGAGCGGCGGGCGGCTGCCCATCAACACCGGGGGCGGCGGGCTCAGCGAGGCGTACGTACACGGCTTCAACCTCATCAACGAGGGTGTGAAGCAACTGCGCGGCGTGTCCACCGCCCAGGTCCCCGACGCCGCCACCTGCCTGGTCACCGCCGGGGAAGGCGTCCCCACCTCCGCCGTCCTGCTGAGGAGCTGA
- a CDS encoding FadD3 family acyl-CoA ligase: MRGDEEWSTVPGLVRAASERYGAREAVVEGRTRVSYAELGERVERAAAACMASGVEPGDRVAIWAPNTLDWIVSALGAVTAGAVLVPLNTRFKGTEAAYVLRRSRAKLLFVTGTFLGTSYVASLRRAEVELPALERVVVLADSAPDDYLTWKDFLAAGEGTSPAAVRERAAAITPTAPSDIIYTSGTTGRPKGAVITHAQTLRCYAIWSELAGLREGDRYLIVNPFFHTFGYKAGIIACLMRGATMVPQPVFDVDTVLANIAAERISVLPGPPTLHQCLLDHPSRSAHDLSALRLVVTGAAVVPLHLVERLRTELGIATVLTAYGLSEASGIVTMCRTGDPADVIASTSGRAIPGTEVRVLAAPGTPGEVLVRGFNVMTGYFEDPVTTAATITPDGWLRTGDIGVLDGAGNLRITDRIKDMFIVGGFNAYPAEIEQLLGLHPDIADVAVIGVPDPRLGEVGKAYAVRRPDATLTADDLIAWSRREMANYKVPRTVEFVAGLPRNASGKVLKGELRGREQGAVRRSAHE; this comes from the coding sequence ATGCGCGGCGACGAGGAATGGTCCACCGTCCCGGGGCTGGTGCGGGCGGCGTCCGAGCGGTACGGGGCCCGCGAGGCGGTCGTCGAGGGCCGCACCCGCGTCTCGTACGCGGAGCTCGGCGAGCGCGTCGAACGGGCCGCCGCCGCGTGCATGGCCTCCGGCGTCGAGCCGGGTGACCGGGTCGCGATCTGGGCGCCGAACACCCTGGACTGGATCGTCTCCGCGCTCGGGGCGGTCACGGCGGGCGCGGTCCTCGTCCCGCTCAACACCCGCTTCAAGGGCACGGAGGCGGCGTACGTCCTGCGAAGGAGCCGGGCGAAGCTGCTGTTCGTCACGGGCACGTTCCTCGGTACGTCGTACGTCGCGTCCCTGCGCCGCGCGGAGGTCGAACTCCCCGCCCTGGAGCGGGTGGTGGTGCTGGCGGACAGCGCCCCTGACGACTATCTGACCTGGAAGGACTTCCTGGCCGCGGGGGAGGGGACATCGCCCGCGGCGGTACGGGAGCGTGCGGCCGCGATCACACCCACCGCCCCCTCCGACATCATCTACACCTCGGGCACGACGGGCCGCCCGAAGGGCGCGGTCATCACCCACGCTCAGACGCTGCGGTGCTACGCCATCTGGAGCGAGCTGGCCGGTCTCCGCGAGGGCGACCGCTACCTCATCGTGAACCCGTTCTTCCACACCTTCGGCTACAAGGCGGGGATCATCGCCTGCCTGATGCGCGGGGCGACGATGGTTCCGCAGCCGGTCTTCGACGTGGACACGGTCCTGGCGAACATCGCCGCCGAACGCATCTCCGTGCTCCCGGGCCCGCCCACCCTCCACCAGTGCCTCCTGGACCACCCGTCCCGCAGCGCCCACGACCTCTCGGCCCTCCGCCTGGTCGTCACGGGCGCGGCGGTGGTCCCCCTCCACCTGGTGGAACGCCTGCGCACCGAGCTGGGCATAGCGACGGTCCTCACCGCGTACGGCCTCTCCGAGGCGAGCGGCATCGTCACGATGTGCCGCACCGGCGACCCGGCGGACGTCATCGCCTCCACCTCCGGCCGCGCGATCCCCGGCACGGAGGTCCGGGTCCTGGCGGCGCCGGGAACTCCGGGTGAGGTCCTGGTCCGGGGCTTCAACGTCATGACGGGGTACTTCGAGGACCCCGTGACGACGGCCGCCACGATCACCCCGGACGGCTGGCTCCGCACGGGCGACATCGGCGTCCTCGACGGCGCCGGCAACCTGCGCATCACGGACCGGATCAAGGACATGTTCATCGTCGGTGGCTTCAACGCGTACCCGGCGGAGATCGAACAGCTCCTGGGCCTGCATCCGGACATCGCGGATGTGGCGGTCATCGGAGTCCCGGATCCGCGCCTGGGCGAGGTGGGCAAGGCGTACGCGGTCCGCCGCCCGGACGCCACGCTCACGGCGGACGACCTGATCGCCTGGTCGAGACGGGAGATGGCGAACTACAAGGTCCCGAGGACGGTGGAGTTCGTGGCCGGACTCCCGAGGAACGCGAGCGGCAAGGTGCTGAAGGGGGAGCTGCGGGGGAGGGAGCAGGGCGCCGTTCGCCGCAGCGCGCACGAGTGA
- a CDS encoding TetR family transcriptional regulator, with the protein MTGQVRTVDGRVAGRRGQATRQKLLDCLSEMLSSSPYRDVKVIDVARKAGTSPATFYQYFPDVEGAVLEIAEEMAKEGAGLTQLVAGRSWVGKAGWQTSEELVEGFLDFWRRHDAILRVVDLGAAEGDKRFYKIRMKILNSVTNSLTESVKELQAKGKVDKDVSPAAMAGSLVAMLAAVASHQKGFTTWGVKQAELRPNLALLVHLGITGKKPAK; encoded by the coding sequence ATGACAGGACAAGTACGCACCGTCGACGGCCGCGTGGCCGGTCGACGCGGCCAGGCGACGCGGCAGAAGCTGCTCGACTGCCTCAGCGAGATGCTCAGCTCCTCGCCGTACCGGGACGTCAAAGTCATCGACGTCGCCCGGAAGGCGGGGACTTCACCCGCGACCTTCTACCAGTACTTCCCCGACGTCGAGGGCGCCGTCCTCGAAATCGCCGAGGAAATGGCCAAGGAGGGTGCCGGGCTGACCCAACTGGTCGCCGGCCGCTCCTGGGTCGGCAAGGCCGGCTGGCAGACCTCCGAGGAACTGGTCGAGGGATTCCTCGACTTCTGGCGCCGTCACGACGCCATCCTCCGGGTGGTCGACCTCGGCGCGGCCGAAGGCGACAAGCGGTTCTACAAGATCCGTATGAAGATCCTGAACTCGGTCACCAACTCGCTCACGGAGTCGGTGAAGGAGCTCCAGGCGAAGGGCAAGGTCGACAAGGACGTCAGTCCTGCGGCGATGGCGGGGTCCCTGGTCGCGATGCTGGCCGCAGTGGCCTCGCACCAGAAGGGGTTCACCACCTGGGGCGTCAAGCAGGCCGAACTCCGTCCCAATCTGGCGCTGTTGGTACACCTGGGCATCACCGGCAAGAAGCCGGCGAAGTAG
- a CDS encoding enoyl-CoA hydratase/isomerase family protein: MALRAETDHGTGVALVTLDRPEKLNAIDLATAAELGACWRAFRYDEGVRAVVLTGAGGRAFCTGIDRGVEVAQPPSPYAVDDPLIAIGPKANDLWKPVIVAVEGMACGGAFYLLGEAEFVIASEEATFFDPHTTYGMVSAYEAISMAQRMPFGEVARMSLMGTAERVTARRAYETGLVSEVTPAGGAVEAALRAAAVIASYPTAAVQGTVRAVWSAKEAARTQALAHAPQLIALGNLAPERQTELFEKRDGGGRGAYRSR, from the coding sequence GTGGCCCTGCGCGCGGAGACGGATCACGGCACCGGGGTCGCGCTCGTCACCCTCGACCGGCCGGAGAAGCTCAACGCGATCGACCTGGCGACGGCGGCCGAACTGGGCGCTTGCTGGCGGGCCTTCCGCTATGACGAGGGCGTACGGGCCGTCGTCCTGACCGGGGCGGGCGGGCGCGCCTTCTGTACGGGGATCGACCGGGGGGTGGAGGTGGCGCAGCCCCCTTCCCCGTACGCCGTCGACGACCCCCTGATCGCGATCGGGCCCAAGGCGAACGACCTCTGGAAGCCCGTGATCGTGGCGGTGGAGGGGATGGCCTGCGGCGGGGCGTTCTATCTGCTGGGCGAGGCGGAATTCGTGATCGCGTCCGAGGAGGCGACGTTCTTCGACCCGCACACGACGTACGGCATGGTCAGCGCCTACGAGGCGATCTCGATGGCGCAGCGGATGCCGTTCGGCGAGGTCGCCCGGATGTCGCTGATGGGCACCGCCGAACGGGTCACGGCCCGGCGTGCGTACGAGACCGGGCTGGTCAGCGAGGTCACACCGGCCGGCGGCGCGGTGGAAGCGGCGCTGCGGGCTGCGGCCGTCATCGCCTCGTACCCGACGGCCGCGGTCCAGGGCACGGTACGGGCGGTGTGGTCGGCGAAGGAGGCCGCGCGGACGCAGGCGCTGGCCCACGCCCCGCAGCTGATCGCGCTCGGCAACCTGGCGCCGGAGCGGCAGACGGAGCTGTTCGAGAAGCGGGACGGGGGCGGGCGCGGGGCATACCGGTCGCGGTGA
- a CDS encoding VOC family protein, protein MAAFAHSVPCWVDVQLSDLEAGKRFYGGLFGWTFRAGDGLLFADAFHDGRLVAGLAAKRDGRMPTAWGVYFSTDDITATVALIREAGGLVITDPVRAGRAGVLAQAADPGGAVFGLWQAGDRAGFEKQNEPGAFCWTEVFTRRPEAVDAFYERVFGFAGTDLDESADGATGTAESGVDYRMWSPAGTEPGPDTAIGGRSVITDAFPAEMPSYFLTFFAVADCDRAAETVVRLGGRVTAPPFGIPYGRMAVVQDDQGAVFAVLQPTELLP, encoded by the coding sequence ATGGCCGCATTCGCGCACTCCGTGCCGTGCTGGGTGGATGTGCAGCTCTCCGACCTCGAAGCGGGCAAGCGCTTCTACGGCGGGCTCTTCGGCTGGACCTTCCGCGCGGGCGACGGCCTGCTTTTCGCCGACGCGTTCCACGACGGCAGGCTCGTCGCCGGTCTCGCCGCCAAGCGGGACGGCCGGATGCCGACCGCCTGGGGCGTCTACTTCTCCACCGACGACATCACCGCCACGGTGGCCCTCATCAGGGAAGCCGGCGGGCTGGTGATCACCGATCCCGTGCGGGCCGGACGGGCCGGGGTGCTGGCCCAGGCCGCCGATCCGGGCGGTGCGGTCTTCGGACTGTGGCAGGCGGGCGACCGGGCGGGCTTCGAGAAGCAGAACGAGCCGGGTGCCTTCTGCTGGACCGAGGTCTTCACCCGGCGGCCGGAAGCCGTGGACGCCTTCTACGAGCGCGTCTTCGGCTTCGCGGGGACGGATCTGGACGAGTCCGCCGACGGCGCCACCGGAACGGCCGAGTCGGGCGTCGACTACCGGATGTGGTCGCCCGCGGGCACCGAGCCGGGGCCTGATACGGCGATCGGCGGGCGCAGCGTCATCACGGACGCGTTCCCCGCCGAGATGCCCAGCTACTTCCTCACCTTCTTCGCGGTCGCCGACTGCGACCGGGCCGCCGAGACCGTCGTCCGGCTGGGCGGCCGGGTCACCGCACCGCCGTTCGGCATCCCGTACGGGCGGATGGCGGTCGTCCAGGACGACCAGGGCGCCGTCTTCGCCGTGCTCCAGCCGACCGAACTCCTGCCCTGA
- a CDS encoding acyl-CoA dehydrogenase family protein: MDAAFTAEQDEIRRTLRELLAKHSGPEEVRAAVRTAEGYDAVLWRRLARDLGLPGLAIPEAYGGVGCGTAELALACEETGRALLPSPLLATAALAAPLITALGTEAQRAALLPALAAGTLTATLAVPGTGLSTALGLTGDEAGDEAVDLAGDVAGDVAGDVAGGEAGGWAGGWAGCGWAGGGRAGGVQARPAGGEGGWRLYGEAAQVLDGHSAGLLVVAAHTGGFPRSRTLLFLVHTKTAAGLVRARQTSMDETRPFGRIELRDTEAELLGVDSAVETAAALAAAGRTAAAVLAAEAAGAAASVLERTVGHVKAREQFGRAIGSFQAVKHRLADAYVRVQAARSAAYYAAWDPTAAGLALAQALEALRVTSAEAVQLHGGIGFTWEHEAHLYFKRATADELLFGPVHRLRDRAAHQAGLFLTGGAGQAVAV, encoded by the coding sequence ATGGACGCCGCCTTCACCGCGGAACAGGACGAGATCCGCCGCACGCTGCGCGAACTGCTGGCCAAGCACAGCGGCCCCGAGGAGGTCCGGGCCGCCGTACGGACCGCCGAGGGTTACGACGCGGTCCTGTGGCGCCGGCTCGCCCGTGACCTGGGCCTGCCGGGGCTCGCGATCCCCGAGGCGTACGGCGGGGTCGGCTGCGGGACCGCCGAGCTCGCCCTCGCCTGTGAGGAGACCGGCCGGGCCCTGCTGCCCTCACCGCTGCTCGCCACCGCGGCCCTGGCCGCCCCCCTGATCACCGCACTCGGTACCGAGGCCCAGCGCGCCGCCTTGCTGCCGGCCCTCGCGGCGGGGACGCTGACCGCCACGCTCGCCGTTCCCGGCACGGGCCTCTCCACGGCCCTGGGCCTTACGGGTGACGAAGCGGGTGACGAAGCGGTTGACCTGGCGGGTGACGTGGCGGGTGACGTGGCGGGTGACGTGGCGGGCGGCGAGGCCGGCGGCTGGGCCGGCGGCTGGGCGGGCTGCGGCTGGGCGGGCGGCGGCCGGGCCGGCGGGGTGCAGGCGAGGCCGGCCGGTGGCGAGGGCGGCTGGCGGCTGTACGGCGAGGCCGCGCAGGTCCTCGACGGCCACAGCGCCGGACTGCTCGTGGTCGCCGCGCACACGGGCGGCTTCCCGCGCAGCCGTACCCTCCTGTTCCTCGTGCATACCAAGACGGCGGCCGGACTCGTCCGCGCCAGGCAGACGTCGATGGACGAGACACGGCCGTTCGGGCGCATCGAACTGCGCGACACCGAGGCCGAACTCCTGGGCGTGGACAGTGCCGTCGAGACGGCGGCCGCACTGGCGGCGGCCGGGCGCACGGCGGCGGCGGTGCTCGCCGCGGAAGCGGCCGGAGCGGCGGCGAGCGTGCTGGAACGCACCGTCGGTCACGTGAAGGCCCGGGAGCAGTTCGGCCGGGCGATCGGCTCCTTCCAGGCGGTGAAGCACCGGCTGGCGGACGCGTACGTACGGGTGCAGGCGGCCCGCTCGGCCGCCTACTACGCGGCCTGGGACCCGACGGCCGCCGGTCTGGCGCTCGCGCAGGCCCTGGAGGCGCTGCGGGTCACCTCCGCCGAGGCGGTTCAGCTGCACGGCGGCATCGGATTCACGTGGGAGCACGAGGCGCACCTCTACTTCAAGCGGGCCACCGCCGACGAACTGCTCTTCGGGCCCGTCCACCGGCTGCGCGACCGCGCGGCGCACCAGGCCGGGCTGTTCCTGACCGGCGGTGCCGGCCAGGCGGTGGCCGTCTGA
- a CDS encoding Zn-ribbon domain-containing OB-fold protein — translation MSDSLLSPVVDEDGAPFWEYAARGELRVQACAAPGCGELRFPPRPCCPRCQSFDSEWRLMSGRGRIWSYVLPHPPLLPAYAEQAPYNAVVVELTEAPRIRLVGNVVSGPEAALNSVDPGRLRIGTAVQAVFCPTDAGTTLVRWLLER, via the coding sequence ATGTCGGACAGTCTGCTGTCGCCCGTCGTCGACGAGGACGGGGCGCCCTTCTGGGAGTACGCGGCCCGCGGCGAACTACGGGTCCAGGCGTGCGCCGCCCCCGGCTGCGGCGAACTCCGCTTCCCGCCCCGGCCCTGCTGCCCGCGCTGCCAGTCCTTCGACAGCGAGTGGCGGCTGATGAGCGGGCGCGGCCGGATCTGGTCGTACGTGCTGCCGCATCCGCCCCTGCTGCCCGCGTACGCCGAACAGGCCCCGTACAACGCCGTGGTCGTCGAACTGACCGAGGCCCCGAGGATCCGGCTGGTCGGGAACGTGGTGAGCGGGCCGGAGGCGGCACTGAACTCGGTCGATCCGGGGAGACTGCGGATCGGGACGGCGGTGCAGGCCGTCTTCTGTCCCACCGACGCCGGGACGACGCTCGTCCGCTGGCTGCTGGAGCGGTGA
- a CDS encoding nitroreductase family deazaflavin-dependent oxidoreductase, with translation MAPGARSARKAVQKISSTRAFARIAPHVIPVMDRTVHRLTRGRVMLSAQMLPGLVLTVRGAKSGQLRTVPLACMPQEGTRKGAPEGWILVGSNFGRTGHPAWTANLLGCPDAVVSWKGRDVPVRARLLQGAERAEVWEAALRFWPPYATYQARIEREIRLFRLERGD, from the coding sequence ATGGCGCCCGGTGCGCGGTCGGCCCGGAAGGCCGTCCAGAAGATCTCCTCGACCCGCGCCTTCGCCAGGATCGCCCCGCACGTCATCCCCGTCATGGACCGCACGGTGCACCGGCTCACACGCGGCAGGGTGATGCTCAGCGCCCAGATGCTCCCGGGCCTCGTCCTCACCGTGCGGGGCGCGAAGAGCGGGCAGCTCAGAACCGTCCCCCTGGCCTGCATGCCGCAGGAGGGGACGCGGAAGGGGGCCCCGGAGGGCTGGATCCTGGTCGGCAGCAACTTCGGCCGTACGGGGCACCCGGCCTGGACCGCCAATCTGCTCGGCTGCCCGGACGCCGTCGTCAGCTGGAAGGGCCGGGACGTGCCGGTGCGCGCGCGGTTGCTCCAGGGCGCGGAGCGGGCCGAGGTGTGGGAGGCGGCGCTGAGGTTCTGGCCGCCGTACGCGACGTACCAGGCGAGGATCGAGCGGGAGATCCGGCTGTTCCGGCTGGAGCGCGGGGACTGA